The DNA segment ACTGGGCTATGCCACGGCGATGGTCGGCAAATATCATAACGACCGCATTTCGCTGCAGCGCCCGTATCTGAATTTCGGCAGCGATGCGCGTGATCCGGCGGCACTGAAAAAACTGAAAGAGCATTATGCGGAAACTGTCGCGCGTGTAAAAGCGCAGACCGGTTTTGATGTGGTTGACCGCCTTTACTGGGAGAATAAAGAGGCGTTTCCGATTGAAGAAATTCAGTTTGATAATTCACCGTGGGTAACGGAAGGAGCGATTCATTTTATTCGTGCGAACAGCAAGCAGCCGTTCTTCCTTTATTATGCCAGTCCGCTGCCGCACGGCATTGCTTCGTCCGACGGTATGCAGGTGAATCTGCGTAAGCGCGATCCGCGCGCGACGCCCGCCGGTTTTCTGGAAAATGTTCCGGATGTTCAGCCGCCGCTCGACGATGTGTTTGCGCGGGTGTCCGCTGCCGGAATTAAAAATGAAAATGCGGCGATCATCACCTGGCTCGACGATTCAGTCGGTGCGCTGCTGCGCACGCTCGAAGAAGAGGGCATTGCGGAACGCACGATAGTGGTTCTGCTCAGCGATCATCAGAGCGCCGGAAAACGGATGCTGTATGAAGCCGGCGTGAATGTTCCGATGATTGTGAAATGGCCGGGGGTGGTGAGCGCCGGAACAGTTTGTGGCCGGCTGGCGGCGTCGATCGACTGGCTGCCGACGCTGGTTGAAGCAGTGGGCGGAATTGTAAATCCCGGCGCGGTTGACGGTGTGAGTTTACTGCCGCTGCTGAAAGGCAGCTCGTCGCCGGTACGCGAAAGTATTTTTCTTGAATTCGGTTTTGCCAAAGGTGTGGTGACGGAGAAGTGGAAATATATTGCACTGCGTTATCCGCCGGAACTTCAACCGCTGCTGGAAGCGGATAAAGTGATCTGGGACGGATCGACGCGCGGTTCGCCGCAATGGTTCCGCCGGAAATTTCCGGCGTACTCCGACTGCGATCAGCTGTTTAATTTAAATGATGATCCGGCGGAACAGAAAAATCTTGCCGCCGATCCGGCATTTGTGCCGGTGCTGCAGGAAATGCAAACGCTGCTGAAACAATACGCCGCCGGACTGCCGCATGTGTTCGGCGAATTTAAAACCGGCAAATAAATTATGAAAAAATCGCTCATCACATCAACACTTGCGCTCGCCGGAGGACTGCTCGGTGCGGCGGAAAACAGCCGGCCGAATTTTGTGTTTGTGCTGCTGGACGATGTCGGTCCCGGCTGGATTCCGCCGTATGCAAAACGGCTGACGCCGGAAAACATAGAGCCTGAAATTGTCGAACTGTACCGGCAGTGGAAAGGCAAAGCCGCCGGAGTTGATCTGGAACGGCATATTTTAACGGCGCAAGAGGCGATGCCGGCGCTCGCAGCACTGGCGGATAACGGCGTGGTGTTTGACCGCGCGTTTGCAACGGCGTCTATCTGCGGACCGTCACGTGCCGGACTTTTAACCGGAACGTTTCAACAGCGCTGGCGCATCTATGATAACGCGGATATTGAACAGACCGGTCTGTTGAAAACCTTTCCGTGTCTGACGCAGCCGCTCAAACAGGCGGGTTATGAATGCGGGGTGGTCGGCAAATGGCACATCGCGCGGAATGATCCTGCCGCCGCCGGTACGCCGGGCTTTAAATCGTCGGCGATTGCCGGTGATCATCCGCTCGATCAAGGCTTCACCTATTATTTCGGTTACAACTCTTATGCAACCACCTATTACGAATCCGCCGATCTTTGGGAAAACCGCAGTGCCGTTCCGAAACGCCCCGCCGGCGAATTTCTGACGGATCTGTTTAATGAAAAAGCACTGGCATTCGCTGGCAACGCTGTAAAAAACAGCAAACCGTTCGTGTTATATTACAGTCCAATGTCGAACCACGGACCGCTTGATCCGCCGCCGGATCATTATACCGACCACTTTAATTCCGGCATTCGTTTTACCGATCAGTTCGCCGGGCACCTGCGTGCTGTGGATGATTTTCTGAAAAAAATCGGCGATCTGCTGAAACAGAATGGACAGTTCGATAATACACTGTTTGTTTTTTCAACGGACAACGGTCAGCCGATCAATATGCCGCCGTACAACGCGCCGTTCAAAGGCGGCAAAGGCACCGGCTGGATCGGCGGACTGCGCGTGCCGCTCATCATTTCCGGCGCCAGCGTCACCCGGCGCGGAACCACCGCCGGCGTCGTTTCACTCATCGATATTTTTCCGACGTTTATGGATGCCGTCGGAATTGCTCTGCCGGAAAATATTGACGGGAAATCGCTGCGTCCGTTTTTAGCGGAGCAGGCCGAGTCAACACCGCGCGCAATTCTGCCGGCGGCAGGCCTGCACTCCACGCGCTGGTCGTACGGCTATGAACTTGGCGAACGGAACCGGCAGGACTCGACGCGCTGTCCGCTGTTCGGCGCATTAATTACAACGGACGATGTTTTGCTGGTTCGCACTGCAACGGTGCCCGGGTTATATAAAAAATTCCCCGCCGGAATTCCGGCGCAGGAAGAGCTGTTTGGATTCACTGCCGATCCGATGCTGTTGAAAAATGTGACAGAGGAATTTCCGGAAAAAACATGGCGGATGAGAAGTGAATTGCATGCGTGGCTTGAAACGGTATCCCCGCCGGCGCTGAATCATGAAGCCCGCTTTGAAGAACTGCTCGATTTGACAAAATAAAGAATGGAGGAACCCAGTGAATCAGAAAAAAATTATTATTACATATATGCTCAGCCTGTTAACTTTTTTGAACGGAGCGTTTGGGCAGTATCCCGCTCCGTTTGTGTCGCAGGCGTTGCAAAAAAACAGCCGGCCGGTGCTGGAAGAGGTTGTTCCCGGAACCATCTGGATTGATGCGGAGGATTTTTCAGATTACGGCGGCTGGTATCACGATACGCAGTTTATTCACCTGATGGGTTCAGGATATCTTCTCGCCGGCGGAACCGGCACGCCGGTTAAAGATGCGGTTACAACAATCTCAGTGAAAAAACCGGGATCGTATACATTATGGGTGCGCTCAAGAAACTGGGATGCCGGGTTCGCGCCCGGAACATTCAAGGTTCAGGTCGGAGAAAAAATCAGCGGACTTCTGGGCAATGATCCCGGTGAAGAATGGGTGTGGCAGAACGGCGGGTCGTATGATTTAACGGCAGGCGAAACCGGACTCCGCCTGATGGATCAGACCGGATATTACGGCCGCTGCGACGCGCTGGTTCTGACGCTGGATCCGGCATTTGTTCCGCCGCCGTTTGAAGCGCTGGCGGATGCGCGCGCGAAATATACAGGGTTGGATTTGCAACCGGAAATTTTTGACGGATTTGATGTGATCGTTATCGGCGGCGGACCCGCCGGAACGTCGGCCGCGATTGCGGCGGCACGGCACGGCGCCAGAACTGCGCTGATTCAGGACCGTCCCGTACTGGGAGGAAACAGCGGTTACGAATTTGCAGTCCGTATGAACGGCGCCGGTTCCAAAAACGCGCACATGCGTGAAGGCGGAATTATTAATGAGGCCGTAATGATGCACGCCATCAGCACAAGCGGCGGATTCAGCCCGGCGTTTCAGCAGCTTGCGGATGCCGAAACGAATCTGACCGTGTTTTTAAATATGCGGGTGGATGGTGTATTGATGACATCCGATGAAGTCATTAAAGGCGTGAAAGCGGTACATACGCTGGACGGACGTCGCTTTGAATTTTATGGAGCGCTGTTTATTGATTGTACGGGTGACGGCTGGGTCGGATATTATGCCAGCGCTGATTTCCGGCTGGGACGTGAAGCCAGATCAGAATTTAATGAAGCTGTTGCGCCGGAACTGGCGGATAATATCACCATGAGCGCCTGTCTGAACAGTGAAGGCGGGCCGCTGTTAAGAAATACAGGATCGCCGGTTCAATTCACGCCGAAACCGTGGGCAGCACAGCTTCCGAAAGGTTTTTCCCGTCCTATTGCCGGGCTGGGAATGCGCTACTGGTGGATCGAATATCCCGGCGATACTGATGATCTCTGGCAGGCGGAAGAGGCGCGCGATTATCTGATTCGAATTTCTTTCGGCTATGTGGATTTTTTAAAAAACCGGTGGCCGGAAAAATTAAAGGCGGAGAAATATGATGTAGATAATGTCGGCGTGTTTTTAGGCCGGCGCGAATCACGCCGCCTGGAGGGAGACTATGTATTAAATCTTAATGATGTTCTGGGCGCGCGCTGGTTTGAAGATTCAATTACGCATTACGGCTGGTATGTGGATGTGCACCATCCGTTAGGAATTTTTTCCACCGAGGGACCTTTTGAGTGCAATTACAGAGTGCCGATGGGCGGCGGAATTCCGTTCAGGTGTTTGTATTCAAAAAATATTACAAATCTCTTAATGGCCGGACGATGCATTAGCGTGTCGCATTATGCGCTGGGAACCACACGGATTATGATGACCTGCGCAACGACCGGCCAGGCCGCCGGAACGGCGGCGGCGATGGCTGCCGGACGCGGAATCACTCCGCGGGATGTCGGCCGCGATCATATCCATGAGCTGCAGCAGCGTCTGCTGCGTGATGATCAATATATTCCGGCGCTTAAAAATGAAGATCCGGCGGATCTGGCGCGCAACGCGGTTTGCACCGCATCCAGCGTACAGGATGTGTGGGAAATTGATGCGGATTATTACCGGCGTCCGGGAACGCTGCAGAAAGGCGTAAAAACACTGCCGCTGTGCGCGCGGTGGGTGATGTGTCCGGTGGGAAAACAGCAGAAGATCGGTACGCTGAATTTCTATGTTGAAAACACGCAGAAAACAGACTGCGAAGTTTTTCTTAATATTCATGCATCGCTGCAGTTCCGCGATTTTAAAAATATAAAGGCGGCGGTAAAAATCCCGGTTACAATTCCGGCGAATTTCAGCGGAATATTGCCGGTGGAAGTGAATCAGAACATCGCCGGAAAATTTCTGGTCATGCGGTTTTCAGAAAAATCGGGTTCGGCCGCGAAGGTCTACTGGCTGCAAAGCCAGTCAAATCCGCCGCAGATGTGTTCGTTTTTCTCATACAAAGGCGAAGAAGTGTATGAGGACAAAACACTTCCGGCATTCTTTGCGCAACCGGCGCTGCAATGGGATTATGACTTTTCGGCGGAAAATGTGATTAACGGACTGACCCGCTGTCTGCCGGACGGCTCGGTAAATATGTGGTCGTCGGATCCGGCTCAGCCGCTGCCGCAGTGGGTTCAGCTGGCTTGGGAAAAACCGCAGGAAATCAAAGAAGTGCGTCTGATATTTGATACAAACCTTGACCGCTGGCAGTACGTCGATAATCCAGGAATTCCTGAGCGCGTCAGCGATTATGAACTTCAGGCGTGGATTAATCATTCGTGGCAGACGATTGCTGCGGAGCGCGGAAATATTCAGCGTTTGCGCATTCATCAGCTTGATCCGGTAACAACCGATCGCCTTCGCGTGCTGGTTACGAAAACCGGCGGCGATGCGTCCGCGCGTATTTTTGAAATCCGGGCATATTAATTTGCAGGAGAAAAATTATGATCAACAAAAATCTGCTGACCGCCGGAATTGCGTTTTCTTTTTCCGGAACAATTCATGCGGAAAAAATTTCGGTGCCGAATATTGTAATTATTCTGACGGACGATCAGGGCTATGCCGATACCGGTTTTCAAGGCAGCAGCGATATTAAAACACCCTTTCTGGACGGTATGGCGAAAGAAGGCGTGCGCTTTACGGAAGCGTATGTGACATACCCGGTTTGCGGCCCGAGCCGCGCCGGTTTAATGACCGGACGGATTCCGCAGCGGTTCGGATTTGAACGCAATCCGGCGTATGACCGGACCGATCCGACGATCGGCCTGCCGTTGAGCGAAAACACGCTGGGCGATTTGATGAAGTCTGCCGGATATCGTACCGGCGCGGTCGGTAAATGGCATCTTGGCGATCATCCGCAGTTTCATCCAAACCGGCGCGGGTTTGATTATTTTTACGGATTCACCGGCGGTGGACACCGTTATTTTCCGGCGGAATATGCAGCGCTGCGGAAGAATTCCGGCAGTTCCGAGTATTTAACACCGCTGGAACGCAACGGAGAACCGGCGGAAGAAACCGGATATCTGACGGATATTCTGACGCGTGAAGCGCTGCAGTTTATCCGGGACAGCAAAGATACGCCGTTCTTTTTGTACCTTGCATATAACGCGCCGCATACTCCGCTGGAAGCGACTGAAAAATATCTGTCGCGGCATCAGGATATTCAGGATAAAAACCGCCGCACGTATGCCGCAATGCTCAGTGCAGTGGATGACGGTGTCGGCGAAATTCTCAGCCTGCTTGACGAGTTGAATCTTAAACAGAATACCCTGATTTTTTTCCTGTCGGATAACGGCGGTGCATGGAACAACGGATCGAACAATCAGCCGTTGCGCGGCGGGAAAAGCAGTTTGTACGACGGCGGTGTGCGGGTTCCGTTTTTGATGAGCTGGCCCGGAGTTCTGCCGGAAAATAAAGTGTATGAACTGCCGGTTTCGTCGCTGGACATTGCGGCGACAATGGTTGCGGCTGCGGGCGCAGCGCCGTCCGCCGACCGGCCGCTGGACGGTGTAAATCTGGTTCCGTATGTCGCCGGAAAAAATAATGAACGTCCGCACCGGATGCTGTGGTGGCGCAAGTTTGATCAGGACCGGTATGCCATTCGTTATGATGATTTGAAGTTGGTAAAAACCGGACCGGCGGTTCAGTTGATGAATTTATCGAACGATATCGGAGAAAAAATAGATTTAATCAATCAGTATCCGGAAAAAGTGGACCAGCTTAAAGCACTGTGGGATGAACTGGAAAAGGAAATGATTGAACCGGTATTTCGCGGATTATCCGGTCCGCAGAAATGAACACAGCAACAGAAAGGAGACGGAAGCAGATGAAAAGGTTAGTCGCTATAGCAGGTATCGTTTTATTGGCCGCCGGTTTTGCATCGGCCGATCAAGTTGAAGGAATGACCAAAGAAGAATATCTCCGGTTTGCCGAAAGACTGGCGCAGAAAAAAGGCTGGAATTTCAGCAAAGAAAAAGCGGAAGCAAAGTTCGAGATGATGGATGCAAATAAAGACGGAATTCTGACTAAAGAAGAACAGGCCGTTTATCAAAAGTAGCATTGCCTGCCGGTTTCTCAAAAATCAGCGGAAATACCCCGTGGTTTACCGCGGGGAGTTTAGCTGAATTTCAAAAAGAAAAACTGAAATGAAAAAAACGGCAAACATAATGTTACTTATGGCTGTACTGAAAAGTTTTGCCGCCTTTTCTGATACGGTCGAGGATACATCATCTTTTCAAACGAAAATTGATGTCTGGCAGGCCGACCGGCTTGAACGATTAACGATAAACATCCGTTCATATCCCCGTTCTGCGCCGGTTTACCGGAATGTTCTGTATAAACAGACGAATGACTGGTTCGGCCTGATAGGTATTTACATGCCAAATGAAAATGCACAAAAACCGGTGCCGGTTATTGTCTGGTTTCATGGCGGTGGATGGCAGCTGGGTGCAAAAGAAGATATTGACACATTAGTTTTAGAGGAGATGACCGGTAGAGGATTTGCGGTTGTATCGGTCGGCTATCGTCTGTGCAACTTTGATCCCGATAATGTTCTTATCCACGACTGTGTTACCAATTGTAAGGACAGTATCCGGTTCCTCGTAAAAAATGCGGAAAAATACAGTTTTGATTCAGAACGGATTGCGGTCTGGGGCGGATCCGCCGGAGGTCATCTGGCACAAATGACAGCACTGAGTCCGCCGGAATCTTTTCCTGGCGATCCATCTCTTCTGCCGCATTCCGTTCAGCCCGCCGCCGGAATTTCGTGGTTTGGTCCGTCGGACTTTGTACATTATCAGTTATTTGATCTGGCCTCAGACGCGGCCTATCATCATCGCTGGCGAAACCGTATTTTCATCGCAGGCACTTCGCCGGAAGAAGTTATCCGGATAAAACAGGAGATCAGTCCGGTTCTGTATATGAAGAAAGATTCACCGCCGATGATGTTTGCTCTCGGCGATACGGACCGGACGATTTCATACCGGCAAATGGAATTGATGCAGAGCCGCGCAGAAGAAGTCACCGCTTCGTTCCGGTTTCTTACTGTAGCAAATGCAGGACATGGCTGGAAAAAAGATGCTGAATACAATCCGGTTCCAGTGAAACCGGAAATCGTAAAACAGTGTGCAGACTTTATTGCTGAGCAGTTAAATCGATGAAAGATGTTTGATTAATGAAAAGAAGCATAATAAAAAATTTGATGACGGTATTAAACTGCGGAGTCTCGCGTGCAGTTTGTTTTGTTTCAATTTTCAGTGCGGCAAAAGCCGCAGAAAAGCCGCGGCCGAATGTTCTGTTTCTGATGGTTGATGAAATGCGCTGGGATGCCATGAGCTGCGCCGGGCATCCGGTGGTAAAAACTCCCAATCTTGACCGTTTAGCAGAAAACAGCGTTCGTTTCAGCCGGGCCTACAGTGCTTCTCCGGTCTGTGTTCCGGCGCGGAATTCATTATTTACGTCACGGTACACACCGGTGCATGGCGTTCTTTCAAACAAGCACAATGTTAACGCCGGTGAAATTTTTCTTCCGTCAATTTTTCAGTATTTCGGTTATAAAACTGCAATTTCAGGGAAACTTCATTTTCAGCCTAAAGGACCGGACTACGGCTTTGATGAATTTTATTCTTATCGAAATGAAGGTACGCAATTTGAAAACAGTTATGACTTTTTTATAACACAGAAATACGGCGATCCGGTGAAGAACCGGTATTCACGAAAACCCGGAAGTCAGATTTATGCGAGCGATCCGCTTGGCCGTGATTACGGGGAATATGCGCATGATATTGCGGATTACGAAACATCATGGATCGGAAGATATGCCGTTGAGTTTATCCGGCGGCAGAATACCGGCCGGCCATGGTTTCTTTTTACATCATTTAACCGTCCGCATTCGCCGTACGTTCTTCCTGAACCGTATTTTTCAATGTACCGGGATAAAGAAATTCCTCTACCAGAAATTCCGCAAGAGATTATTAACGCCCGCCCTGGAATGCCGCGCAATCAGCAGCGGCAGCACATTGCAAATAAAGACATGCTGCGCGATTTAACACAGAGCTACTTGGCAAGTATTACATTTGTAGATGATCAGATCGGACTGATTCTGAACGAATTAAAACAGCGCGGCATGGAAGAGGATACAATTATTGTTTTCACTTCCGACCATGGAAATATGCTGGGGGAACGGGGACGTTTTTTCAAAAGCTGTATGTACGACGGTTCTGCCCGGATTCCGCTGATTATTTCTGTTCCCGAAAAATGGCTGCCTGACATAAAGCCTGAACGTAATGTTCAGGAAATCGTCGAATTGATTGACATTATGCCGACGCTGCTGGATTTGGCCGGACTCAAAAATTCTGTTTCCGGAATGCAGGGCGAAAGCCTGAAAGAATTACTTTGCGGGAACGCGAAAAACTGGAAAAACGAAGCCTACTCCCGATTGTGGGAAGACATGCTGGTTTCAGGGAATTATAAATATATTTACAGCAGTAAAGAAAACCGGTGGGAAGTTTATGATTTGGCTGCGGATCCTTTGGAACAGAATAATTTGGCAGGCGCCGCCGGATTTAAGGAAAAAATTTCTCAAGCAAAAGATAAAATGAACAAACGCTTTTCATGGAAGCCCGGCGCGCTTTGCGTTGACGGAATGGAGATGCCTGAATACGCAAAAATATTGCGCCCTAAGTTTTCGACGGAATCAGATGATTAATGAATGAGGTAATAATGAATTCCGGAATATACAGATTCAAATGGATCGTCGCGGTTCTGCTCCTTTATTTTAATTATAATT comes from the Kiritimatiellales bacterium genome and includes:
- a CDS encoding sulfatase-like hydrolase/transferase, with translation MKKIIRMIMALSGFSVATAAGNEKPNVVFIHLDDLDFNEISCYRGSGLVLSPHMDQLAKDGMKFLRGYVTSPVCVPSRYAFLTGKYAGKNNRLAQEIPADKPVSLENVELQGKSGVFIEAGGGEKTIAHYFNELGYATAMVGKYHNDRISLQRPYLNFGSDARDPAALKKLKEHYAETVARVKAQTGFDVVDRLYWENKEAFPIEEIQFDNSPWVTEGAIHFIRANSKQPFFLYYASPLPHGIASSDGMQVNLRKRDPRATPAGFLENVPDVQPPLDDVFARVSAAGIKNENAAIITWLDDSVGALLRTLEEEGIAERTIVVLLSDHQSAGKRMLYEAGVNVPMIVKWPGVVSAGTVCGRLAASIDWLPTLVEAVGGIVNPGAVDGVSLLPLLKGSSSPVRESIFLEFGFAKGVVTEKWKYIALRYPPELQPLLEADKVIWDGSTRGSPQWFRRKFPAYSDCDQLFNLNDDPAEQKNLAADPAFVPVLQEMQTLLKQYAAGLPHVFGEFKTGK
- a CDS encoding sulfatase-like hydrolase/transferase; translation: MKKSLITSTLALAGGLLGAAENSRPNFVFVLLDDVGPGWIPPYAKRLTPENIEPEIVELYRQWKGKAAGVDLERHILTAQEAMPALAALADNGVVFDRAFATASICGPSRAGLLTGTFQQRWRIYDNADIEQTGLLKTFPCLTQPLKQAGYECGVVGKWHIARNDPAAAGTPGFKSSAIAGDHPLDQGFTYYFGYNSYATTYYESADLWENRSAVPKRPAGEFLTDLFNEKALAFAGNAVKNSKPFVLYYSPMSNHGPLDPPPDHYTDHFNSGIRFTDQFAGHLRAVDDFLKKIGDLLKQNGQFDNTLFVFSTDNGQPINMPPYNAPFKGGKGTGWIGGLRVPLIISGASVTRRGTTAGVVSLIDIFPTFMDAVGIALPENIDGKSLRPFLAEQAESTPRAILPAAGLHSTRWSYGYELGERNRQDSTRCPLFGALITTDDVLLVRTATVPGLYKKFPAGIPAQEELFGFTADPMLLKNVTEEFPEKTWRMRSELHAWLETVSPPALNHEARFEELLDLTK
- a CDS encoding FAD-dependent oxidoreductase; this translates as MNQKKIIITYMLSLLTFLNGAFGQYPAPFVSQALQKNSRPVLEEVVPGTIWIDAEDFSDYGGWYHDTQFIHLMGSGYLLAGGTGTPVKDAVTTISVKKPGSYTLWVRSRNWDAGFAPGTFKVQVGEKISGLLGNDPGEEWVWQNGGSYDLTAGETGLRLMDQTGYYGRCDALVLTLDPAFVPPPFEALADARAKYTGLDLQPEIFDGFDVIVIGGGPAGTSAAIAAARHGARTALIQDRPVLGGNSGYEFAVRMNGAGSKNAHMREGGIINEAVMMHAISTSGGFSPAFQQLADAETNLTVFLNMRVDGVLMTSDEVIKGVKAVHTLDGRRFEFYGALFIDCTGDGWVGYYASADFRLGREARSEFNEAVAPELADNITMSACLNSEGGPLLRNTGSPVQFTPKPWAAQLPKGFSRPIAGLGMRYWWIEYPGDTDDLWQAEEARDYLIRISFGYVDFLKNRWPEKLKAEKYDVDNVGVFLGRRESRRLEGDYVLNLNDVLGARWFEDSITHYGWYVDVHHPLGIFSTEGPFECNYRVPMGGGIPFRCLYSKNITNLLMAGRCISVSHYALGTTRIMMTCATTGQAAGTAAAMAAGRGITPRDVGRDHIHELQQRLLRDDQYIPALKNEDPADLARNAVCTASSVQDVWEIDADYYRRPGTLQKGVKTLPLCARWVMCPVGKQQKIGTLNFYVENTQKTDCEVFLNIHASLQFRDFKNIKAAVKIPVTIPANFSGILPVEVNQNIAGKFLVMRFSEKSGSAAKVYWLQSQSNPPQMCSFFSYKGEEVYEDKTLPAFFAQPALQWDYDFSAENVINGLTRCLPDGSVNMWSSDPAQPLPQWVQLAWEKPQEIKEVRLIFDTNLDRWQYVDNPGIPERVSDYELQAWINHSWQTIAAERGNIQRLRIHQLDPVTTDRLRVLVTKTGGDASARIFEIRAY
- a CDS encoding sulfatase-like hydrolase/transferase, producing MINKNLLTAGIAFSFSGTIHAEKISVPNIVIILTDDQGYADTGFQGSSDIKTPFLDGMAKEGVRFTEAYVTYPVCGPSRAGLMTGRIPQRFGFERNPAYDRTDPTIGLPLSENTLGDLMKSAGYRTGAVGKWHLGDHPQFHPNRRGFDYFYGFTGGGHRYFPAEYAALRKNSGSSEYLTPLERNGEPAEETGYLTDILTREALQFIRDSKDTPFFLYLAYNAPHTPLEATEKYLSRHQDIQDKNRRTYAAMLSAVDDGVGEILSLLDELNLKQNTLIFFLSDNGGAWNNGSNNQPLRGGKSSLYDGGVRVPFLMSWPGVLPENKVYELPVSSLDIAATMVAAAGAAPSADRPLDGVNLVPYVAGKNNERPHRMLWWRKFDQDRYAIRYDDLKLVKTGPAVQLMNLSNDIGEKIDLINQYPEKVDQLKALWDELEKEMIEPVFRGLSGPQK
- a CDS encoding alpha/beta hydrolase, which produces MAVLKSFAAFSDTVEDTSSFQTKIDVWQADRLERLTINIRSYPRSAPVYRNVLYKQTNDWFGLIGIYMPNENAQKPVPVIVWFHGGGWQLGAKEDIDTLVLEEMTGRGFAVVSVGYRLCNFDPDNVLIHDCVTNCKDSIRFLVKNAEKYSFDSERIAVWGGSAGGHLAQMTALSPPESFPGDPSLLPHSVQPAAGISWFGPSDFVHYQLFDLASDAAYHHRWRNRIFIAGTSPEEVIRIKQEISPVLYMKKDSPPMMFALGDTDRTISYRQMELMQSRAEEVTASFRFLTVANAGHGWKKDAEYNPVPVKPEIVKQCADFIAEQLNR
- a CDS encoding sulfatase-like hydrolase/transferase produces the protein MKRSIIKNLMTVLNCGVSRAVCFVSIFSAAKAAEKPRPNVLFLMVDEMRWDAMSCAGHPVVKTPNLDRLAENSVRFSRAYSASPVCVPARNSLFTSRYTPVHGVLSNKHNVNAGEIFLPSIFQYFGYKTAISGKLHFQPKGPDYGFDEFYSYRNEGTQFENSYDFFITQKYGDPVKNRYSRKPGSQIYASDPLGRDYGEYAHDIADYETSWIGRYAVEFIRRQNTGRPWFLFTSFNRPHSPYVLPEPYFSMYRDKEIPLPEIPQEIINARPGMPRNQQRQHIANKDMLRDLTQSYLASITFVDDQIGLILNELKQRGMEEDTIIVFTSDHGNMLGERGRFFKSCMYDGSARIPLIISVPEKWLPDIKPERNVQEIVELIDIMPTLLDLAGLKNSVSGMQGESLKELLCGNAKNWKNEAYSRLWEDMLVSGNYKYIYSSKENRWEVYDLAADPLEQNNLAGAAGFKEKISQAKDKMNKRFSWKPGALCVDGMEMPEYAKILRPKFSTESDD